From Granulicella sp. WH15, the proteins below share one genomic window:
- a CDS encoding GNAT family N-acetyltransferase: protein MNENERKELPIRALSTFAELERCVELQLETWGYSSGDVIPRKMFIVANRIGGQVLGAFDGDTIVGFLMAIPGIRNGVPYLHSHMLAVLPEYRNYGLGRRMKLAQREDALARGIRLIEWTFDPLEIRNAHLNITRLGAIVRRYQPDFYGPSSSPLQGGLPTDRLYAEWWLGSERVQRVLRGESAKAEMVEQVNVPVDVYEWKQNPEQRALALKVQTRNREALQSGFARGLAVVGYEVDAERNGTFVLGTAADPDLKF from the coding sequence ATGAACGAGAACGAACGCAAAGAGTTGCCGATCCGGGCACTGAGCACATTTGCCGAGTTGGAGCGGTGTGTCGAACTACAACTGGAGACGTGGGGCTACTCGAGCGGGGATGTGATTCCGCGCAAGATGTTTATCGTGGCCAATCGCATCGGAGGGCAGGTGCTGGGGGCCTTCGACGGAGACACCATCGTGGGCTTCCTGATGGCGATTCCCGGCATCCGCAATGGAGTGCCGTACCTGCACTCGCACATGCTGGCGGTACTGCCGGAGTATCGCAACTACGGCCTGGGGCGGCGCATGAAGCTGGCGCAGCGGGAGGATGCACTGGCGCGCGGGATTCGCCTGATCGAGTGGACCTTCGACCCGCTGGAGATTCGCAACGCGCACCTGAACATTACGCGGCTCGGTGCTATCGTGCGGCGTTACCAGCCGGACTTCTATGGACCGTCCAGCTCGCCGTTGCAGGGCGGTTTGCCGACGGATCGGCTTTATGCCGAGTGGTGGCTGGGCTCCGAGCGTGTGCAGCGCGTGCTGCGTGGAGAATCGGCAAAGGCCGAGATGGTCGAGCAGGTCAATGTGCCGGTTGATGTCTATGAGTGGAAGCAGAACCCTGAGCAGCGTGCGCTGGCTCTCAAGGTGCAGACGCGCAACCGTGAGGCGTTGCAGAGCGGCTTCGCACGCGGGCTTGCGGTTGTAGGGTACGAGGTCGATGCAGAGCGTAACGGCACCTTCGTGCTGGGGACTGCGGCTGATCCTGACTTGAAGTTTTAA
- a CDS encoding OmpA family protein: MQAKLNKSIEPAGYHKFYVAALSSALVLSSAFVGCSSKNYVRSQTAPLIQQTNDLDAKTAADHRAILDTDERAQKGIAGAQTAADQADQHALAAGQQANVAGRSAQEAYNRVDSLSGVIANLDNYKQLSDVRVTFAFDKAVLTKQDKADLDALAGSLTSTRGYILQVTGGTDSVGDAEYNYRLSQRRADAVANYLATKYNVPPHKFYLVGIGKDLQVASDKTAAGRAQNRRVEVQVLSNMSAAATPGNGGGSN, translated from the coding sequence ATGCAAGCCAAGCTAAACAAGTCAATCGAACCGGCTGGTTATCACAAATTTTATGTGGCGGCTCTTTCGAGCGCGCTCGTTCTCTCGTCTGCGTTCGTTGGCTGCTCTTCCAAGAACTATGTTCGTTCTCAGACCGCACCCTTGATCCAGCAGACCAACGATCTGGATGCGAAGACGGCTGCCGATCACCGCGCAATTCTGGATACGGATGAGCGCGCGCAGAAGGGCATCGCCGGAGCGCAGACGGCGGCCGATCAGGCTGACCAGCACGCGCTGGCGGCGGGGCAGCAGGCGAACGTTGCGGGCCGGTCGGCCCAGGAGGCGTATAACCGCGTGGACTCGCTGAGCGGTGTGATCGCCAATCTGGATAACTACAAGCAGCTCTCCGATGTGCGTGTGACCTTTGCCTTCGACAAGGCGGTGCTGACGAAGCAGGACAAGGCGGATCTGGATGCGCTGGCGGGGTCGCTGACCTCGACGCGTGGATACATCCTGCAGGTGACGGGCGGTACGGACTCGGTGGGTGACGCGGAGTACAACTACCGGCTGAGCCAGCGCCGCGCCGACGCGGTGGCGAACTATCTTGCGACGAAGTACAACGTGCCGCCGCATAAGTTCTACCTGGTCGGCATCGGCAAGGACTTGCAGGTGGCGAGCGATAAGACCGCTGCCGGACGCGCCCAGAACCGTCGCGTGGAGGTGCAGGTGCTCTCGAACATGAGCGCCGCTGCGACGCCGGGCAACGGTGGCGGCAGCAACTAG
- the ruvC gene encoding crossover junction endodeoxyribonuclease RuvC, which translates to MRVFGIDCGTEFTGYGVVRVDETARNPKLLHCAAGTIRLKKKETTPQRLAQVYAELTALIELHQPDAVAIEEVFFSANAKSALKLGQVRGVAMLAAANCGRPVFEYAPLSIKSAVVGYGLAAKEQVQFMVTRLLEMDGAFDSPDAADALAIAICHIHTAQSAPVARKSGR; encoded by the coding sequence ATGCGGGTGTTCGGGATCGACTGCGGGACGGAGTTTACCGGGTATGGCGTGGTGCGGGTGGATGAGACCGCACGGAACCCGAAGCTCCTGCACTGCGCGGCGGGGACGATCCGGCTGAAGAAGAAGGAGACGACTCCGCAGCGGCTGGCGCAGGTGTACGCCGAGCTGACGGCGCTGATCGAGCTGCACCAGCCGGATGCGGTGGCGATTGAAGAGGTCTTCTTTTCGGCCAACGCGAAGAGCGCGCTGAAGCTGGGGCAGGTGCGCGGAGTGGCCATGCTGGCGGCTGCTAACTGCGGGCGGCCGGTGTTCGAGTATGCGCCGCTCTCGATCAAGAGCGCGGTGGTGGGGTATGGGCTGGCGGCTAAGGAGCAGGTGCAGTTTATGGTGACTCGACTGCTGGAGATGGACGGGGCCTTCGACTCGCCGGACGCGGCCGATGCGCTGGCGATTGCGATCTGCCATATCCATACGGCGCAGAGTGCTCCCGTAGCCAGGAAGAGCGGCCGGTGA
- the mazG gene encoding nucleoside triphosphate pyrophosphohydrolase has translation MKRLPEQDQESVPGASALAESIALMARLRGPDGCPWDREQTFDSIKRHTLEETYEVFDAIERRAWPELKDELGDLLLQVLFYSQMADEAGYFNIGDVAANLNAKLIRRHPHIFGSAVAENAEAVKATWDAVKQQEKAARPVAAESMLDDVPRSMPAMIEAAKIGSKAAKVGFDWPDASGLFAKLDEEIAELKAEVGDEPNHEAAFEELGDLLFTAVNLARHLKLDPEFALRAANAKFRARFGVMEREAGSADALAASSSEELEAMWQRAKQK, from the coding sequence ATGAAGCGTTTACCTGAGCAGGATCAAGAAAGTGTGCCCGGCGCGTCCGCGCTGGCCGAGTCGATTGCGCTGATGGCCCGTCTGCGCGGGCCGGATGGGTGCCCGTGGGATCGAGAACAGACCTTCGACTCGATCAAGCGGCATACGCTCGAGGAGACTTACGAGGTCTTCGACGCGATTGAGCGCAGGGCGTGGCCGGAGCTGAAGGACGAGTTGGGCGACCTGCTGTTGCAGGTGCTCTTCTACTCGCAGATGGCCGATGAGGCCGGATACTTCAACATCGGCGATGTGGCAGCGAATCTGAACGCCAAGCTGATCCGGCGGCATCCGCACATCTTCGGCAGCGCGGTGGCAGAGAACGCCGAGGCCGTGAAGGCTACGTGGGATGCGGTCAAGCAGCAGGAAAAAGCGGCTCGGCCTGTGGCTGCGGAGTCGATGCTGGACGACGTGCCGCGCAGTATGCCCGCGATGATCGAGGCGGCGAAGATCGGCTCGAAGGCGGCGAAGGTGGGGTTCGACTGGCCGGATGCGAGCGGGCTCTTTGCGAAGCTCGATGAGGAGATCGCGGAGCTGAAGGCGGAGGTCGGCGACGAGCCGAACCATGAGGCCGCGTTCGAAGAACTGGGCGACCTGCTGTTTACCGCGGTGAATCTGGCTCGGCATCTGAAGCTCGATCCCGAGTTTGCGCTGCGTGCGGCTAACGCCAAGTTTCGCGCGCGGTTTGGAGTCATGGAGCGCGAGGCAGGAAGTGCCGATGCGTTGGCAGCCTCCTCGTCGGAAGAACTGGAAGCAATGTGGCAAAGGGCAAAGCAAAAATAA
- the uvrC gene encoding excinuclease ABC subunit UvrC → MDLLQKIRTLPTQPGCYLYKNAEGEVIYVGKAKNLRARVRSYFLEANQLNNRKTGSLMREAVDVDYITVANEREALALENNLIKQRKPRFNILLRDDKTYPYIKLTLGDRHPKVFVTRKLRKDGSAYFGPYFPANLAYRLVDLIHRSFLIPSCKVDLNRYHPRACLQYYIKRCLGPCVEGLISNESYLETIRDVQLFLDGRTDELEKLLGQRMEAAAEEMHFEAAARLRDQILTVHQMQDKQRIATVDNEDADVFGFHYENQMLAVNLFHMRGGKIVDRRDFFWEDLPESLDTTLNEGAYDPVEDESHLEPNPIASAPEVEDSLALTQRAHVTELDGEFSPAAFFSALLKQLYLDQAYVPRSIYVPVDFPDRALLADELSERAKHRIELAAPQRGDKRSLVDLVCQNAKQSYDQRFRVLQPGAKVIQEALQEALMLEELPRRIECFDISHIQGSETVASMVVWEDGAMKKADYRKFQIKTVSGNDDFASMREVIQRRYKRLMDKEGKDAEKGFPSLILIDGGLGQLHAAHAALVEIGVTLQPLASIAKKEEIIYVYGQENDPVVLDRRSPVLHLMQKIRDESHRFAVTYHRKRRQIRDRATELDAIPGVGPRTRQRLIEHFGSVRGIKQASPDALTAVVNAATAKKITSYFAGETEPVLPILL, encoded by the coding sequence ATGGACCTGCTGCAGAAAATCCGGACCCTGCCCACCCAGCCGGGCTGCTACCTCTACAAAAACGCTGAAGGCGAGGTCATCTACGTCGGCAAGGCCAAGAACCTGCGCGCCCGCGTGCGGTCTTACTTTCTCGAAGCCAACCAGCTCAACAACCGCAAGACCGGCTCGCTCATGCGCGAGGCCGTCGACGTGGACTACATCACGGTGGCCAACGAGCGCGAGGCCCTGGCGCTCGAGAACAACCTCATCAAGCAGCGCAAGCCCCGCTTCAACATCCTGCTGCGCGACGACAAGACCTACCCCTACATCAAGCTCACCCTGGGCGACCGCCACCCCAAGGTCTTCGTCACGCGCAAGCTGCGCAAGGACGGCAGCGCCTACTTCGGCCCCTACTTTCCGGCCAACCTGGCCTACCGGCTGGTCGACCTAATCCACCGCAGCTTCCTCATCCCCTCCTGCAAGGTCGATCTCAACCGCTACCACCCCCGCGCCTGCTTGCAGTACTACATCAAACGCTGCCTCGGCCCCTGCGTCGAGGGCCTCATCTCCAACGAGAGCTACCTCGAGACCATCCGTGACGTGCAGCTCTTCCTCGACGGCCGCACCGATGAACTGGAAAAGTTATTGGGCCAGCGCATGGAGGCCGCCGCTGAGGAGATGCACTTCGAGGCCGCCGCCCGGCTGCGCGACCAGATCCTCACCGTCCACCAGATGCAGGACAAGCAGCGCATCGCCACCGTGGACAACGAGGACGCGGACGTCTTCGGCTTCCACTACGAGAACCAGATGCTCGCCGTGAACCTCTTCCACATGCGCGGCGGCAAGATCGTCGATCGCCGCGACTTCTTCTGGGAGGACCTGCCTGAGTCGCTCGACACCACGCTGAACGAGGGTGCCTACGACCCAGTTGAAGACGAGTCGCACCTCGAGCCTAACCCCATCGCGAGCGCGCCCGAGGTAGAAGACTCCCTCGCCCTCACGCAGCGCGCCCACGTCACCGAGCTGGACGGCGAGTTCTCCCCCGCGGCCTTCTTCTCCGCACTGCTCAAACAGCTCTACCTCGACCAGGCCTACGTTCCCCGCTCCATCTATGTGCCGGTGGACTTCCCCGACCGGGCGCTGCTCGCCGACGAGTTATCCGAACGGGCCAAGCACCGCATCGAGCTGGCCGCTCCCCAGCGCGGCGACAAGCGCTCCCTCGTGGACCTCGTCTGCCAGAACGCCAAGCAGTCCTACGACCAGCGCTTCCGCGTCCTGCAACCCGGCGCGAAGGTCATTCAGGAGGCGTTGCAAGAGGCCCTGATGCTTGAGGAGCTGCCCCGCCGCATCGAGTGCTTCGACATCTCGCACATCCAGGGCTCGGAGACTGTCGCCTCAATGGTCGTCTGGGAGGACGGGGCTATGAAAAAGGCGGATTACCGCAAGTTCCAGATCAAAACCGTCTCCGGCAACGACGACTTCGCCAGTATGCGCGAGGTGATCCAGCGCCGCTACAAGCGCCTGATGGACAAGGAGGGCAAAGACGCCGAAAAGGGCTTCCCTTCCTTGATCCTGATCGACGGAGGTCTCGGCCAGCTCCACGCCGCCCACGCTGCGCTGGTCGAGATCGGCGTTACGCTACAACCGCTCGCCTCCATCGCCAAGAAGGAGGAGATCATCTACGTCTACGGCCAGGAGAACGACCCAGTGGTCCTCGACCGCCGCTCCCCCGTGCTGCACCTGATGCAGAAGATCCGCGACGAGAGCCACCGCTTCGCCGTCACTTACCACCGCAAGCGCCGCCAGATCCGCGACCGCGCCACCGAGCTGGATGCCATCCCCGGCGTAGGCCCGCGCACCCGCCAGCGCCTCATCGAACACTTCGGCAGCGTCCGCGGCATCAAGCAGGCATCCCCCGACGCTCTGACCGCCGTAGTCAACGCCGCCACAGCCAAGAAGATCACCAGCTACTTCGCTGGAGAAACCGAACCCGTACTGCCGATCCTGCTCTAA
- a CDS encoding DUF3311 domain-containing protein, protein MSSAPTEARKAPNPYWKLLLLLPFLGLAFPQLYSQATPALWGFPFFYWYQFAWVAIESLLLYLVYKKANPRK, encoded by the coding sequence ATGTCCTCCGCGCCCACTGAAGCCCGCAAGGCCCCCAATCCCTACTGGAAGCTGCTGCTCCTCCTGCCCTTCCTGGGGCTCGCCTTCCCGCAGCTCTACTCGCAGGCGACACCCGCACTGTGGGGTTTCCCGTTCTTCTACTGGTATCAGTTTGCGTGGGTCGCCATCGAATCGCTGCTCCTCTACCTGGTCTATAAAAAAGCCAACCCGCGCAAATAA
- a CDS encoding oxidoreductase: protein MAAWTTHNIPSQAGKLAVVTGANSGIGWNTALELARAGASVILTARSREKGEDAVHRIQRLLPSAQVRYEQLDLASLASVHGFAAKIGSELKLDLLVNNAGVMRIPTRELTEDGFEKQFGTNYLGHFALTLLLLPLLQRSPAPRVTSVSSGAASMGLKKINFDDLQFEKTYAPWKVYCQSKLANLLFMQELARRSAAQGIPLLSNAAHPGWASTNLQSSGPGRPLNRFENFIQNRFSQNSAQGALPTLRAATAPDTRSGEYFAPGGTLQLTGSPILVPLPKPAQNSEAARKLWDVSEQLTKVEWPVTNSTRAAFLRS from the coding sequence ATGGCGGCATGGACGACACATAACATCCCCTCACAGGCAGGTAAGCTCGCGGTCGTCACCGGGGCAAACAGCGGCATCGGCTGGAACACAGCTCTGGAGCTGGCGCGAGCCGGAGCCTCGGTCATCCTGACGGCGCGCTCACGAGAAAAGGGCGAAGACGCGGTGCACCGCATCCAGCGCCTGCTCCCCTCGGCCCAGGTGCGCTACGAGCAGCTCGACCTGGCCAGCCTCGCCTCGGTCCACGGCTTCGCGGCAAAGATCGGCTCCGAGCTGAAGCTCGATCTTCTGGTCAACAACGCGGGCGTCATGCGCATCCCCACCCGGGAGCTGACCGAGGACGGCTTCGAGAAGCAGTTCGGCACCAACTACCTCGGCCACTTCGCCCTTACTCTGCTTCTGCTCCCGCTCCTGCAACGCTCCCCCGCTCCGCGAGTCACCTCGGTCAGCAGCGGAGCCGCGAGCATGGGCCTGAAGAAGATCAACTTCGACGACCTTCAGTTTGAGAAGACTTACGCGCCCTGGAAGGTCTACTGCCAATCCAAACTGGCGAACCTCCTCTTCATGCAGGAGCTGGCGCGACGTAGCGCGGCCCAGGGCATTCCGCTTCTCAGCAACGCCGCCCATCCCGGCTGGGCGAGCACGAACCTCCAGAGCAGCGGCCCAGGCCGTCCACTCAATCGCTTCGAGAACTTTATCCAAAACCGCTTCTCGCAGAACTCCGCCCAAGGAGCGTTGCCCACGCTGCGCGCAGCCACCGCGCCCGATACCCGCTCCGGCGAATACTTTGCCCCCGGCGGAACCCTCCAGCTTACCGGCTCGCCCATCCTGGTGCCACTGCCCAAGCCCGCGCAGAACTCTGAAGCAGCACGAAAACTGTGGGACGTTTCGGAACAACTGACGAAGGTGGAATGGCCTGTTACGAACTCAACCCGAGCCGCCTTCCTGCGCTCCTGA
- a CDS encoding neutral zinc metallopeptidase, translating to MDWTPGAQSGDIEDRRDSSGGDGGGGGFGFGGGGGLGIAGFVVLVVLSLATGRNFLSGVLSGPGAAPSQYQQAGPRAAGPAQPHSAGEDRDVQLISFVLDDVQKTWTGIFSAAGKTYPHAKLVIYRGATYSGCGTARSSTGPFYCPQDQKVYIDLSFWDELKHFGGATTEFAQAYVIAHELGHHVQKLLGIEARERQAVSANPEEQNVLSVDLELQADCFAGVWAHSTQQRNIVHEDDIAGALSAAAAVGDDHLQKMSGRAVSPESWTHGSSAQRQKWFTTGLSTGKVSACATFDGKLAP from the coding sequence GTGGACTGGACACCGGGAGCGCAGAGCGGGGATATTGAGGACCGAAGAGACTCTTCGGGTGGGGATGGCGGTGGGGGCGGCTTCGGCTTTGGCGGCGGAGGTGGGCTGGGAATCGCAGGTTTTGTGGTGCTGGTGGTGCTCAGCCTGGCTACGGGGAGAAATTTTCTGAGCGGCGTACTCTCGGGGCCGGGGGCTGCTCCGTCGCAGTATCAGCAGGCGGGGCCGCGGGCGGCAGGACCAGCTCAGCCACATTCGGCGGGCGAGGACCGGGATGTGCAGCTCATCAGCTTTGTGCTGGACGACGTGCAGAAGACCTGGACCGGGATCTTTTCGGCTGCGGGTAAGACGTATCCCCATGCGAAGCTGGTGATCTATCGGGGCGCGACCTACTCGGGATGCGGCACGGCGCGGTCTTCGACGGGGCCGTTTTACTGCCCGCAGGACCAGAAGGTATACATCGACCTGAGCTTCTGGGATGAGCTGAAGCACTTTGGCGGGGCGACGACGGAGTTCGCGCAGGCCTATGTGATCGCGCACGAGCTGGGGCACCATGTGCAGAAGCTGCTGGGGATCGAGGCGCGGGAGCGGCAGGCGGTCTCGGCTAATCCTGAGGAGCAGAACGTGCTCTCGGTTGACTTGGAGTTGCAGGCGGACTGCTTCGCCGGGGTTTGGGCGCACAGCACACAACAGCGGAATATCGTGCATGAAGACGACATTGCGGGCGCGTTGAGCGCGGCGGCGGCGGTCGGGGACGACCACCTGCAGAAGATGAGCGGGCGGGCGGTGAGCCCGGAGAGCTGGACGCATGGCAGCTCGGCGCAGCGGCAGAAGTGGTTCACGACCGGGCTGAGCACGGGGAAGGTCTCGGCCTGCGCGACGTTCGATGGGAAGCTGGCCCCGTAG
- a CDS encoding TetR/AcrR family transcriptional regulator, whose product MARVKSADKRNAILTAATQVVAERGVGATTAAIAGRAQVSEGTIFTYFASKDELLNQLYRELKLELADAMMSGFPRRNGVRSRLQHVWNCYVDWGVENPFKHKALQQLILWSGLTDESKAAGMAPFVEIQQMHREATESRIFRELPEEFAAATMSALSETTVAFMQQQSEQAAIYRDLGFEMLWAAIARKK is encoded by the coding sequence ATGGCACGGGTCAAGAGCGCGGACAAACGCAATGCCATCCTTACCGCCGCCACACAGGTGGTGGCCGAGCGCGGCGTCGGCGCCACCACCGCCGCCATCGCGGGCAGAGCGCAGGTCTCTGAAGGAACCATCTTTACTTACTTCGCCAGCAAGGACGAGCTGCTCAACCAACTGTACCGCGAACTCAAGCTGGAACTCGCCGACGCCATGATGTCCGGCTTTCCGCGCCGCAACGGCGTCCGCAGCCGCTTACAGCATGTATGGAACTGCTACGTGGATTGGGGCGTCGAAAACCCTTTCAAACACAAGGCTCTCCAGCAGCTCATCCTCTGGTCAGGCCTTACGGACGAATCCAAAGCCGCAGGCATGGCCCCGTTTGTCGAGATCCAGCAGATGCACCGGGAGGCGACCGAGAGCCGTATCTTCCGTGAGCTGCCGGAAGAGTTCGCCGCAGCCACCATGTCCGCGCTCTCCGAGACGACCGTAGCCTTCATGCAGCAGCAGTCTGAACAGGCAGCCATATACCGCGACCTCGGCTTCGAGATGTTGTGGGCAGCAATCGCGCGAAAAAAGTGA
- a CDS encoding glycosyltransferase family 39 protein yields MADMTMSVSLVDHPDRSALSAALRLAAIFAVVKLLLQFGLTLWTEHLGYGYFRDEFYYLACGRHLAWGYVDHGPVVAVQARLGELLFGTSVFALRVLSSAAGAVVVWLTGVIAWALGGRRPAQALAMFGVLLCPQYIALHGFLSMNSFEPIFWSVCVLALVLVQRGYSEGMWWMVFGVSAGVGLLNKPSMTFFLIAVAIGLLCTPQRRLLATRWAAVGVGLLILIALPNLLWQAQNHWPTLEFLENGRAEHKNVILGPVPFFMQQFLNMQPMNFALWGTGVVALLRGRSIRGMRWLGVAFVVFFVTMFGLHAKDYYLAGIYPAFFAAGAIAWEHRFAARKSVRQGRVVAFPVFEGMLLVSTVLVLPMASPVLRPYTWIRYTTAMHLHGSKSETAETGPLPQFYADRFGWQQQVDTVVKAYRGLTPAEQREVCIYGDDYGEAGALDLLGRREEPSLPAAISPQNSYWMWGTHGCTGEIAIAISGGSLEELQGQYESVTVLGRMDDPLAMPFERHKHIYLLRRRRPEMPFVWEKMKDFI; encoded by the coding sequence ATGGCAGATATGACTATGAGTGTCTCCCTCGTCGATCATCCGGATCGGTCTGCCTTGTCCGCAGCGCTGCGGTTGGCGGCGATCTTCGCCGTCGTGAAACTGCTGCTGCAGTTTGGGCTTACGCTGTGGACCGAGCATCTGGGGTATGGCTACTTTCGCGATGAGTTCTACTACCTTGCCTGTGGACGCCATCTGGCCTGGGGGTATGTCGATCATGGGCCGGTGGTCGCGGTGCAGGCGCGACTGGGGGAGCTGCTCTTCGGCACCAGCGTCTTTGCTCTGCGGGTGCTCTCGTCTGCTGCCGGAGCAGTGGTGGTGTGGTTGACGGGGGTGATCGCGTGGGCGCTGGGCGGGCGGAGACCGGCGCAGGCGCTGGCGATGTTCGGCGTGCTGCTATGCCCGCAGTACATCGCGCTGCATGGGTTTCTCTCGATGAACTCGTTCGAGCCGATCTTCTGGAGCGTCTGTGTACTGGCGCTGGTCCTGGTGCAACGGGGGTACTCGGAGGGGATGTGGTGGATGGTGTTCGGCGTCTCGGCTGGGGTGGGGCTGCTGAACAAGCCTTCGATGACGTTCTTCCTGATTGCGGTGGCGATTGGCCTGCTCTGCACCCCGCAGCGCAGGCTGCTGGCGACGCGCTGGGCGGCGGTGGGAGTAGGGTTGCTGATCCTGATCGCGCTGCCCAATCTGCTGTGGCAGGCGCAGAATCACTGGCCTACGCTGGAGTTTCTAGAGAACGGACGGGCCGAGCATAAGAACGTGATTCTGGGGCCGGTTCCGTTCTTTATGCAACAGTTTCTCAATATGCAGCCGATGAACTTCGCTCTTTGGGGTACTGGGGTGGTCGCGCTGCTGCGGGGAAGGTCAATTCGTGGGATGCGGTGGCTGGGCGTCGCCTTTGTGGTGTTCTTTGTGACGATGTTCGGCCTGCACGCCAAGGACTATTACCTTGCGGGGATCTACCCGGCGTTCTTTGCCGCGGGCGCGATCGCGTGGGAGCATCGCTTTGCCGCAAGGAAGAGCGTGCGGCAGGGGCGCGTGGTGGCGTTTCCGGTCTTCGAGGGGATGCTGCTGGTGAGCACGGTGCTGGTCCTGCCGATGGCTTCGCCGGTGTTGCGGCCATATACGTGGATCCGCTACACCACGGCGATGCACCTGCATGGATCGAAGTCCGAGACGGCGGAGACCGGGCCGCTGCCGCAGTTTTATGCGGACCGGTTTGGATGGCAGCAGCAGGTGGATACGGTGGTGAAGGCGTATCGGGGGCTGACTCCGGCGGAGCAGCGGGAGGTCTGCATCTATGGGGATGACTACGGCGAGGCCGGGGCGCTGGACCTGCTGGGGCGGCGTGAGGAGCCGAGCCTTCCGGCGGCGATCAGTCCGCAGAACAGCTACTGGATGTGGGGTACGCATGGCTGCACGGGTGAGATCGCGATTGCGATTAGCGGCGGCTCGCTCGAAGAGTTGCAGGGGCAGTACGAGAGCGTGACGGTGCTTGGGCGGATGGACGATCCGCTGGCTATGCCGTTCGAGCGGCATAAGCATATCTACCTGTTGCGGCGACGTCGGCCGGAGATGCCGTTCGTGTGGGAGAAGATGAAGGACTTCATCTAG
- the rsmA gene encoding 16S rRNA (adenine(1518)-N(6)/adenine(1519)-N(6))-dimethyltransferase RsmA, whose amino-acid sequence MHKLRKPKLGQNFLVDDRARHQIADSLGDLSQRTVIEIGPGHGAITDILATRCQRLIALELDRSLAAELRFRFRERINVQIVEADVLATDLLSFAQPGTTVDIIGNLPYYITSDILLHLFAAATAGILGRAALMMQREVADRVSAAPGVRDYGLLSATTQMYAQVDNLFTLPPEAFNPPPDVYSTVLRLHFAPRFAELGVDPAGFDAFLKQAFAQKRKTLQNNLRFAGVDPQLLAEKWPAGIPAQSRAEQLPLEDMAQLYLALR is encoded by the coding sequence ATGCACAAGTTACGCAAGCCCAAGCTCGGCCAGAACTTCCTCGTGGACGACCGCGCCCGCCACCAGATCGCGGACTCCCTCGGCGACCTCAGCCAGCGCACCGTCATCGAGATCGGCCCCGGCCACGGTGCTATTACCGACATTCTGGCCACCCGCTGCCAGCGCCTCATCGCGCTCGAGCTGGACCGCTCCCTAGCCGCCGAACTGCGCTTCCGCTTCCGCGAACGCATCAACGTCCAGATCGTCGAAGCCGATGTGCTCGCAACCGATCTGCTCTCCTTCGCCCAGCCCGGAACGACCGTAGACATCATCGGCAACCTGCCCTACTACATCACTTCGGACATCCTCCTGCATCTCTTCGCCGCGGCCACCGCGGGAATCCTCGGTCGCGCTGCCCTGATGATGCAGCGCGAGGTAGCCGACCGCGTCTCCGCTGCCCCCGGCGTCCGCGACTACGGCCTGCTCTCGGCCACCACCCAGATGTATGCCCAGGTCGACAACCTCTTCACCCTGCCACCCGAGGCCTTCAATCCCCCACCCGACGTCTACTCCACGGTCCTGCGCCTGCACTTCGCCCCCCGCTTCGCCGAGCTAGGCGTAGATCCGGCAGGTTTCGACGCCTTCCTCAAGCAGGCCTTCGCCCAGAAACGCAAGACGCTCCAGAACAACCTCCGATTTGCCGGAGTCGATCCCCAGTTGCTGGCAGAGAAATGGCCCGCCGGAATCCCCGCTCAATCCCGCGCCGAGCAGCTCCCCCTGGAAGACATGGCCCAGCTCTACCTGGCTTTAAGGTAG